A portion of the Haemorhous mexicanus isolate bHaeMex1 chromosome 3, bHaeMex1.pri, whole genome shotgun sequence genome contains these proteins:
- the RD3 gene encoding protein RD3: MSLASWFRWNEPPNRISQRSPTEMVVETLMMELSWQMKQAEKQQRERENEYRRMKTGVDYGWLVSYPKHGYDISPGERLQLEDMCTKIHPSYCGPVILRFRQVVAEYEPEAQEVSRLFRSVLQEAAEKIKEEEEAKKLARQWNTKNRTSLSLTTFKSRSRISPFISDIKTISEDVERGTQPNRRVWSMPEFRNTKDF; the protein is encoded by the exons ATGTCATTGGCATCCTGGTTCAGGTGGAACGAGCCCCCAAACCGCATTTCCCAGAGGAGCCCCACAGAAATGGTGGTGGAGACGCTGatgatggagctgagctggcagatgaagcaggcagagaagcagcagcgCGAGCGGGAGAACGAGTACCGCCGGATGAAGACGGGGGTGGACTACGGCTGGCTGGTCAGCTACCCCAAGCACGGCTACGACATCAGCCCCGGGGaaaggctgcagctggaggacaTGTGCACCAAAATACATCCTTCCTACTGTGGGCCTGTCATACTCAG GTTCAGGCAAGTGGTTGCGGAGTACGAACCAGAAGCGCAGGAAGTATCCCGGCTCTTCCGCTCCGtcctgcaggaagctgctgagaagatcaaagaggaggaagaggccaAGAAGCTTGCAAGGCAGTGGAACACAAAGAACAGAACCAGCCTCTCCTTAACAACATTTAAATCTCGGTCCAGGATTTCCCCATTCATCAGTGACATCAAGACCATCTCTGAGGATGTGGAACGGGGCACCCAGCCCAACAGGAGGGTTTGGAGCATGCCAGAGTTTCGGAATACCAAGGATTTCTGA
- the LOC132324698 gene encoding corepressor interacting with RBPJ 1-like, whose product MDNRKDEKSRTLCATSEEGLKARGKEKRKRKRSRSRSSSVSSTSSSSSASTSSSSSRSSSRSSSSSRSRDSPKSKSKKKKKEKHNKKKRKKENKMKKKKEKKKRKEKTGPVQLSKFFKNKKKNENYSMITGKKIKMKIKKTKEDIERDRNRAQLLEFLNSAL is encoded by the exons ATGGATAACAGGAAGGATGAGAAAAGCAGGACGCTGTGTGCAACCTCAGAAGAAGGGCTGAAGGCCCGAG gaaaagagaaaaggaaacgAAAGCGCAGCAGAAGCAGATCCTCATCTGTTTCATCCACATCGTCTTCTAGCAGTGCATCcacttcttcctcctcatcacGTTCATCGTCAAGGTCATCTTCTTCCAGTCGTAGTAGAG ATTCTCCTAAGTCTaagtcaaagaaaaagaaaaaagaaaaacacaacaaaaag aaaaggaaaaaggagaacaaaatgaagaaaaagaaagaaaagaagaaaaggaaagagaaaacaggaCCTGTCCAGCTTTCCAAG ttcttcaaaaacaaaaagaagaatgaGAACTACAGCATGATAACcggaaagaaaattaagatgaaaataaagaagaCTAAGGAAGATATAGAG AGAGACCGGAACcgtgcccagctcctggaatTTCTGAACTCTGCCTTGTAA